A single region of the Halobacterium wangiae genome encodes:
- a CDS encoding mycofactocin-coupled SDR family oxidoreductase, translating to MVEYDFNDKVAFVTGAGRGQGRSHAQHYARHGADVVALDIGENKESVPYDLASGDDLEETASLVEDEGQQALTVEADISNEADVEAAVEEALDEFGRIDFLANNAGIASMTDATEMDERTWDELVDTNLKGVWLASKHVGKHFIDRGDGGKIVSTSSTAGAVGLPGQAHYVSAKHGVVGMTKTLALELAEYDVNVNCIGPTGIDTPMISGFTEAYGEEALGEMTELTGPWNLFGDGGMLESRDISEAYMWLSSDAARYVTGIYLPVDAGFLAK from the coding sequence ATGGTAGAATACGACTTCAACGACAAGGTCGCGTTCGTCACCGGTGCCGGACGCGGTCAGGGACGGTCACACGCACAGCACTACGCGAGACACGGCGCCGACGTCGTCGCGCTCGACATCGGCGAGAATAAGGAGTCGGTCCCCTACGACCTCGCGTCGGGCGACGACCTCGAAGAGACGGCGAGTCTCGTCGAGGACGAGGGCCAGCAGGCGCTCACCGTCGAAGCAGACATCTCGAATGAGGCGGACGTGGAAGCCGCCGTCGAGGAGGCGCTCGACGAGTTCGGGCGCATCGACTTCCTCGCCAACAACGCGGGTATCGCGTCGATGACCGACGCGACCGAGATGGACGAGCGGACGTGGGACGAACTCGTCGACACCAACCTCAAGGGTGTCTGGCTGGCCTCCAAGCACGTCGGCAAGCACTTCATCGACCGCGGCGACGGCGGCAAGATCGTCTCCACGTCCTCGACCGCAGGGGCGGTCGGCCTGCCGGGGCAGGCACACTACGTCTCGGCCAAGCACGGCGTCGTGGGGATGACGAAGACGCTCGCCCTCGAACTCGCCGAGTACGACGTTAACGTCAACTGCATCGGACCCACGGGAATCGACACGCCGATGATCTCGGGGTTCACCGAGGCGTACGGCGAGGAGGCACTCGGGGAGATGACCGAACTCACCGGTCCGTGGAACCTGTTCGGCGACGGCGGGATGCTCGAGTCGAGGGACATCAGCGAGGCGTATATGTGGCTCTCCAGCGACGCCGCACGCTACGTCACCGGCATCTACCTCCCGGTGGACGCCGGGTTCCTCGCGAAGTAG
- a CDS encoding mycofactocin-coupled SDR family oxidoreductase, which produces MPTYDFNDKVAFVTGAAHGQGRSHAQHYARNGADVVVTDVSENIDTVPYDMGTSEELEETASLVEDEGQQALPIQMDVRDESAVEAAVEEALDEFGRIDILANNAGIVTVSDATELDEAMWDEVVDTNLKGVWLTAKHVGRHFVDRGDGGKIVTTTSQAGMTGNPGIVHYVASKWGVVGMTKTLALELAEYDVNVNAVAPSVVNTPMVPGMIEAYGEEALSAIGEVAGPMNIFTPEDPGIDASYISEAYMWLSSDAARYVTGIVLPVDTGHTAK; this is translated from the coding sequence ATGCCAACCTACGACTTCAACGACAAGGTCGCGTTCGTCACCGGTGCCGCCCACGGCCAGGGTCGCTCGCACGCACAGCACTACGCACGGAACGGGGCGGACGTCGTCGTCACGGACGTCTCGGAGAACATCGACACGGTCCCCTACGACATGGGGACGAGTGAGGAACTGGAGGAGACGGCGAGTCTCGTCGAGGACGAGGGCCAGCAAGCGCTGCCCATCCAGATGGACGTTCGCGACGAATCGGCTGTCGAAGCCGCCGTCGAGGAGGCCCTCGACGAGTTCGGCCGCATCGACATCCTCGCGAACAACGCCGGTATCGTCACCGTCTCCGACGCGACCGAACTCGACGAGGCGATGTGGGACGAGGTTGTCGACACGAACCTCAAGGGTGTCTGGCTGACCGCCAAGCACGTCGGGAGACACTTCGTCGACCGGGGTGACGGCGGGAAGATCGTCACGACGACGTCGCAGGCCGGGATGACCGGCAACCCCGGAATCGTCCACTACGTCGCCTCGAAGTGGGGAGTCGTGGGGATGACGAAGACGCTCGCCCTCGAACTCGCCGAGTACGACGTCAACGTCAACGCGGTCGCGCCGTCCGTCGTGAACACGCCGATGGTTCCGGGGATGATCGAGGCCTACGGGGAGGAGGCGCTGAGTGCCATCGGGGAGGTGGCCGGCCCGATGAACATCTTCACGCCCGAGGACCCGGGCATCGACGCGAGCTACATCAGCGAGGCGTACATGTGGCTCTCCAGCGACGCCGCCCGCTACGTCACCGGCATCGTACTGCCAGTAGATACCGGCCACACGGCGAAATAA
- a CDS encoding mycofactocin-coupled SDR family oxidoreductase — protein MPEYDFNDKVAFISGAARGQGRSHAQHYARHGADVVVTDVGHNFEAVPYDMGTSDELEETAQMVEDEGQQALAIEMDVREEDQVESAVEEALDEFGRIDFLANNAGLWPMSDMTEMDEAEWDVVIDTLLKGVWLCSKHVGKHFIDRGDGGKIVSTSSTAGLVGAPGTGHYTAGKHGVVGMTKTLALELAEYDVNVNAVCPTALDSPGMTNFMEAYGPEMLEEIGELTGPMNVLEPGEMIESRDISEAYMWLSSDAARYVTGIALPVDAGATSK, from the coding sequence ATGCCAGAGTACGACTTCAACGACAAGGTCGCGTTTATCAGCGGCGCAGCGCGCGGCCAGGGACGCTCACACGCACAGCACTACGCGAGACACGGCGCCGACGTAGTCGTCACAGACGTTGGCCACAACTTCGAGGCCGTTCCGTACGACATGGGGACGAGCGACGAACTCGAGGAGACCGCCCAGATGGTAGAAGACGAAGGCCAGCAGGCGCTCGCCATCGAGATGGACGTTCGCGAGGAGGACCAGGTGGAGTCGGCCGTCGAAGAGGCGCTCGACGAGTTCGGGCGCATCGACTTCCTCGCCAACAACGCCGGCCTCTGGCCGATGTCGGACATGACGGAGATGGACGAGGCGGAGTGGGACGTGGTGATCGACACCCTCCTCAAGGGCGTCTGGCTCTGCTCGAAACACGTCGGCAAGCACTTCATCGACCGCGGTGACGGCGGCAAGATCGTCTCCACGTCCTCGACCGCGGGTCTCGTCGGAGCGCCCGGTACCGGCCACTATACGGCGGGGAAACACGGCGTCGTCGGGATGACGAAGACGCTGGCGCTGGAACTCGCGGAGTACGACGTCAACGTCAACGCGGTCTGTCCGACGGCGCTCGACAGTCCGGGCATGACCAACTTCATGGAGGCCTACGGGCCGGAGATGCTCGAGGAGATCGGGGAGTTGACCGGTCCGATGAACGTCCTCGAACCGGGCGAGATGATCGAATCGCGCGACATCAGCGAGGCGTACATGTGGCTCTCCAGCGACGCTGCCCGCTACGTCACGGGTATCGCACTCCCGGTAGACGCCGGAGCGACGTCGAAGTAA
- a CDS encoding mycofactocin-coupled SDR family oxidoreductase → MPQYDFDGQVAFVTGAGRGQGRSHAQHYARNGADVVLTDICENVETNPYDLSTPDDLEETASLVEDEGQQALPIEMDVRDEAEVQAAVEEALDEFGRIDILANNAGIFNGSEMTEMDEQMWDEMIDTNLKGVWLCSKHVGKHFIDRGDGGKIVTTSSTAGYVGTPLNGHYVATKHGVRGMTKTLALELAEYDVNVNAVAPTGIETPMISGYVEAYGEETLNEIAEMTGPFNLFGDGGMIGAEHISEAYMWLSSDAARYVTGITLPVDAGFTAK, encoded by the coding sequence ATGCCACAGTACGACTTCGACGGCCAGGTCGCGTTCGTCACCGGTGCCGGACGCGGTCAGGGTCGCTCGCACGCACAGCACTACGCACGAAACGGCGCCGACGTCGTCCTCACGGACATCTGTGAGAACGTCGAGACCAACCCGTACGACCTCAGTACGCCGGACGACCTCGAAGAGACGGCGAGTCTCGTCGAGGACGAGGGCCAGCAGGCGCTGCCCATCGAGATGGACGTCCGCGACGAGGCCGAGGTACAGGCCGCCGTCGAGGAGGCCCTCGACGAGTTCGGCCGCATCGACATCCTCGCGAACAACGCCGGCATCTTCAACGGCTCGGAGATGACCGAGATGGACGAGCAGATGTGGGACGAGATGATCGACACCAACCTCAAGGGTGTCTGGCTCTGCTCGAAGCACGTCGGCAAGCACTTCATCGACCGTGGCGACGGCGGCAAGATCGTCACGACGTCCTCGACCGCAGGGTACGTCGGGACGCCGCTGAACGGCCACTACGTCGCCACGAAACACGGTGTGCGCGGGATGACGAAGACGCTCGCCCTCGAACTCGCGGAGTACGACGTCAACGTCAACGCCGTCGCCCCGACCGGCATCGAGACCCCGATGATCTCGGGCTACGTCGAAGCCTACGGCGAGGAGACGCTCAACGAGATCGCGGAGATGACCGGCCCCTTCAACCTGTTCGGCGACGGCGGGATGATCGGCGCGGAGCACATCAGCGAGGCGTACATGTGGCTCTCCAGCGACGCCGCTCGCTACGTCACCGGCATCACGCTCCCCGTCGACGCCGGATTCACCGCGAAGTGA
- a CDS encoding mycofactocin-coupled SDR family oxidoreductase, with translation MVEYDFGGKVALVTGAAHGQGRSHAQHYARHGADVVALDLNENKDTVPYDLGTSDELEETAQMVEDEGQQALTVEADVSEEAEVQAAVEEALDEFGHIDILANNAGIESIAEATEMNEETWDELVDVNLKGVWLTAKHVGKHFIDRGDGGKIVNTASTSAFSGVPIGNAHYVSAKHGVRGMTKTLALELAEYDVNVNAVAPTAIDTPMVSGMVEAYGEEVLDEGAAALAGPFNIFDPDEMLESRDISEAYMWLSSDAARYVTGITLPVDAGFLAK, from the coding sequence ATGGTAGAATACGACTTCGGCGGCAAGGTGGCGTTGGTCACTGGTGCCGCCCACGGCCAGGGACGGTCGCACGCACAGCACTACGCGAGACACGGCGCCGACGTCGTCGCACTCGACCTCAACGAGAACAAGGACACCGTACCCTACGACCTGGGGACGAGCGACGAACTCGAGGAGACAGCCCAGATGGTAGAGGACGAAGGCCAGCAGGCCCTCACCGTCGAGGCCGACGTCTCAGAGGAGGCCGAGGTACAGGCCGCCGTCGAGGAGGCCCTCGACGAGTTCGGCCATATCGACATCCTCGCGAACAACGCCGGCATCGAGTCCATCGCGGAGGCCACGGAGATGAACGAGGAGACGTGGGACGAACTCGTCGACGTCAACCTCAAGGGCGTCTGGCTGACCGCCAAGCACGTCGGCAAGCACTTCATCGACCGCGGCGACGGCGGCAAAATCGTCAACACCGCCTCGACGTCCGCCTTCTCGGGCGTCCCCATCGGGAACGCACACTACGTCTCGGCCAAGCACGGCGTGCGGGGCATGACGAAGACGCTCGCCCTCGAACTCGCCGAGTACGACGTCAACGTCAACGCCGTCGCACCCACTGCCATCGACACGCCGATGGTGAGCGGCATGGTCGAGGCCTACGGCGAGGAGGTGCTCGACGAGGGCGCCGCGGCGCTCGCCGGACCGTTCAACATCTTCGACCCGGACGAGATGCTCGAGTCGAGGGACATCAGCGAGGCGTACATGTGGCTCTCCAGTGACGCCGCTCGCTACGTCACCGGCATCACGCTCCCGGTCGACGCGGGGTTCCTCGCGAAGTGA
- a CDS encoding putative quinol monooxygenase: MIVLHATFPVEPDRREEALDLVETLVEQSNEEEGMLEYRAAIDVEDENTIRFFEQYDDEEALAAHNQTDHFQAFEERLSELLAGEPEVVKFEVSDTTDVDL, translated from the coding sequence ATGATCGTGCTCCACGCGACGTTCCCCGTCGAACCCGACCGGCGCGAAGAGGCCCTCGATCTCGTCGAGACGCTCGTCGAGCAGTCGAACGAGGAGGAGGGGATGTTGGAGTACCGGGCCGCGATCGACGTCGAGGACGAGAACACGATCCGGTTCTTCGAACAGTACGACGACGAGGAGGCATTGGCAGCACACAACCAGACGGACCACTTCCAGGCCTTCGAGGAACGACTCTCGGAACTGCTGGCCGGCGAACCGGAGGTCGTGAAGTTCGAGGTCAGCGACACGACGGACGTCGACCTGTAG